In a genomic window of Flavobacterium sp. KACC 22761:
- the dprA gene encoding DNA-processing protein DprA, translating to MSDQELFYLLALLKVDGVGDIMAKKLLLHCGSAEAVFKAKAVQIASIDGIGAVLLKNLKDKSAFEKASLELEFIRKEKINVSYFQDDDYPDRLKHCIDAPVLIFTSGNINLKNKKLISIVGTRQVTSYGIDFCKKLIEDLVLLDPVIVSGFAYGVDIVAHQIAMENNLQTIGVLAHGLNQVYPRTHKKYIAKMEENGGFITEFWSSSNPDKEKFVRRNRIVAGMTEATVVIESADKGGSLITANLANDYNREVFAVPGRVSDRYSQGCNNLIKTQKANVLTSAADLIYVLNWDLENKPKPIQRQLFVELDSDEEVIYNFLIKNGKELLDIIALECNFPIFRLSGILLNMELKGLIRPLPGKMFEAI from the coding sequence TTTAAAGCAAAAGCGGTTCAAATTGCCAGTATTGATGGCATTGGTGCCGTTTTGCTTAAAAATTTGAAGGATAAAAGTGCTTTTGAGAAAGCCAGTCTTGAATTAGAGTTCATCCGCAAAGAGAAAATAAATGTATCCTATTTTCAAGATGATGATTATCCAGATCGTTTGAAACATTGTATAGACGCACCGGTTTTGATTTTTACTTCTGGAAATATCAACTTGAAAAACAAAAAGTTAATCAGTATTGTGGGTACACGTCAAGTTACTTCGTATGGAATTGATTTTTGTAAAAAACTTATCGAAGATCTCGTTCTTCTTGATCCTGTTATTGTCAGCGGATTTGCTTATGGAGTTGATATTGTGGCGCATCAAATAGCTATGGAAAACAATTTGCAAACGATTGGCGTTTTGGCGCATGGATTAAATCAAGTTTATCCAAGAACGCATAAAAAGTACATTGCTAAAATGGAAGAAAACGGCGGATTTATTACGGAATTTTGGAGCTCTTCAAATCCAGATAAAGAAAAATTTGTGCGCCGAAACCGAATTGTAGCTGGAATGACAGAAGCCACCGTCGTAATTGAATCTGCAGATAAAGGCGGTTCTTTAATTACCGCCAATTTAGCAAATGACTACAACAGAGAAGTTTTTGCAGTTCCTGGCCGTGTTTCAGACCGATACAGTCAAGGATGCAATAACTTAATCAAAACTCAAAAAGCGAATGTTTTAACAAGCGCAGCCGATTTGATTTATGTGCTGAATTGGGATCTTGAAAATAAACCAAAACCGATTCAAAGACAGCTTTTTGTAGAACTAGATTCTGATGAAGAAGTTATTTATAATTTCTTGATTAAAAATGGAAAAGAACTTCTGGACATCATTGCATTAGAATGTAATTTCCCAATTTTTAGATTGTCTGGAATTCTTTTGAATATGGAGCTTAAGGGCTTAATCAGACCACTGCCAGGGAAAATGTTTGAAGCAATTTAA